A window of the Streptomyces sp. JB150 genome harbors these coding sequences:
- a CDS encoding oxidoreductase produces the protein MSKVWLVTGASSGFGRAIAEAALAAGDVVVGAARRTEALDDLVAAHPDQMEALRLDVTDTAAAEGAVRDVVARHGRIDVLVNNAGRTHVGAVEETTDEELRALFDLHVFGPAALVRAVLPHMRERRSGAIVQMSSVGGQLSFAGFGAYSGTKFALEGLSEALADEVAEFGIKVVIVEPGAFRTSLFEGNRAGFSPDSGVYPKVTQTRGFVANGDGSQAGDPAKAAALIRAALEAERTPLHLPLGDDAVTAVLDHLDRVRGEVTAWEKRTRDTGFDA, from the coding sequence ATGAGCAAGGTCTGGCTGGTCACGGGCGCGAGCAGCGGTTTCGGGCGGGCGATCGCCGAGGCGGCGCTGGCCGCCGGGGACGTGGTGGTGGGGGCCGCGCGGCGCACGGAGGCGCTGGACGATCTGGTGGCCGCGCATCCCGACCAGATGGAGGCGCTGCGCCTGGACGTCACCGACACGGCCGCCGCGGAAGGCGCCGTGCGGGACGTGGTGGCCCGGCACGGGCGGATCGACGTCCTGGTCAACAACGCGGGCCGCACGCACGTGGGTGCCGTGGAGGAGACCACCGACGAGGAGCTGCGGGCCCTGTTCGACCTGCACGTCTTCGGGCCCGCGGCGCTCGTCCGGGCGGTGCTGCCGCACATGCGGGAGCGGCGCTCGGGCGCGATCGTGCAGATGAGCAGCGTGGGCGGGCAGCTGTCGTTCGCCGGGTTCGGCGCGTACAGCGGGACGAAGTTCGCGCTGGAGGGCCTGTCGGAGGCGCTCGCCGACGAGGTGGCGGAGTTCGGCATCAAGGTGGTCATCGTGGAGCCGGGGGCCTTCCGCACCTCGCTGTTCGAGGGCAACCGGGCCGGCTTCAGCCCGGACAGCGGGGTGTACCCGAAGGTCACCCAGACCCGTGGGTTCGTGGCGAACGGCGACGGCAGCCAGGCCGGTGACCCGGCGAAGGCGGCGGCCCTGATCCGCGCCGCCCTGGAGGCCGAGCGGACTCCGCTGCACCTGCCGCTCGGCGACGACGCGGTCACCGCCGTCCTCGACCACCTGGACCGGGTGCGCGGCGAGGTGACGGCCTGGGAGAAGCGCACCCGGGACACCGGCTTCGACGCCTGA
- a CDS encoding ATP-binding protein, which produces MGLFAWDVIGVFDIEDDCAEWTFPADPGAVRTARSAVRGQLHGWGLDSLGDLAVLLVSELVTNALRHASGPIGVRLLRPEGLPAVLLVEVSDPLPELPRERDARPEDESGRGLQLVARSSRRWGSRPGDRGKTVWFELAVPS; this is translated from the coding sequence GTGGGCTTGTTCGCCTGGGATGTGATCGGCGTGTTCGACATCGAAGACGACTGCGCCGAGTGGACCTTCCCCGCCGACCCGGGAGCCGTGCGCACCGCCCGCTCCGCCGTCCGCGGCCAGCTGCACGGCTGGGGCCTGGACAGCCTCGGTGACCTGGCGGTCCTGCTGGTCAGCGAACTCGTCACCAACGCCCTGCGGCACGCCTCCGGCCCCATCGGCGTACGGCTGCTGCGCCCCGAAGGCCTGCCCGCCGTGCTCCTCGTGGAGGTCTCCGACCCGCTGCCGGAGCTGCCCCGCGAGCGCGACGCCCGGCCCGAGGACGAGAGCGGGCGCGGACTGCAGCTGGTCGCCCGCTCCTCACGCCGCTGGGGCAGCCGCCCCGGCGACCGGGGCAAGACGGTCTGGTTCGAACTCGCGGTGCCCTCGTGA
- a CDS encoding S8 family peptidase encodes MAVMRTPHGTTRRRLAALALASTAAVAAGLVSAPPAAAEGRIQYEDAANAVAGSYIVTLKADRARSGSAEGRALAKKYGAVIERTYTKALNGYAIEASETEAKRLAADPAVASVVQNRTLSIDATQPSPPSWGLDRVDQRALPLNNAYTYPDSAGQGVTAYVIDTGVRISHSDFGGRAANGYDAIDNDNVAQDGHGHGTHVAGTVAGSAYGVAKKARIVGVRVLNNSGSGTTAQVVAGIDWVARNAVKPAVANMSLGGGADTAIDTAVRNAIATGVTFAVAAGNENTNASTRSPARVTEAITVGATTSSDARASYSNYGTVLDLFAPGSSITSAWNSGDTATNTISGTSMATPHVAGAAALYLADNPTATPAQVSSALTTAATPNVVTNPGTGSPNRLLYVGGGTTTPPGPRFENTADHAINDNATVESPITVSGISGNAPATLAVEVNIVHTYIGDLQVQLIAPDGTAYTLKGYGTGGSSDNIATTYSVNASAEPANGTWKLRVSDNANLDTGRIDAWALQF; translated from the coding sequence ATGGCAGTGATGCGTACTCCCCACGGCACCACCCGGCGAAGACTGGCCGCCCTCGCCCTCGCGAGCACCGCGGCCGTCGCCGCGGGCCTCGTCTCCGCGCCGCCCGCCGCCGCCGAAGGCCGCATCCAGTACGAGGACGCGGCGAACGCCGTCGCCGGCAGCTACATCGTGACCCTCAAGGCCGACCGGGCCCGCTCCGGCTCCGCCGAGGGCCGCGCCCTCGCGAAGAAGTACGGCGCGGTCATCGAGCGCACCTACACCAAGGCGCTCAACGGCTACGCGATCGAGGCCTCCGAGACCGAGGCGAAGCGGCTCGCCGCCGACCCGGCCGTCGCCTCCGTCGTGCAGAACCGCACCCTGAGCATCGACGCCACCCAGCCCAGCCCGCCCTCCTGGGGCCTGGACCGCGTCGACCAGCGCGCCCTGCCGCTGAACAACGCGTACACCTACCCCGACTCCGCCGGGCAGGGCGTGACCGCGTACGTCATCGACACCGGCGTCCGCATCAGCCACAGCGACTTCGGCGGCCGCGCCGCCAACGGCTACGACGCCATCGACAACGACAACGTCGCCCAGGACGGCCACGGCCACGGCACCCACGTCGCCGGCACCGTCGCGGGCAGCGCGTACGGCGTCGCCAAGAAGGCGCGGATCGTCGGCGTCCGGGTGCTGAACAACTCCGGCTCCGGCACCACCGCCCAGGTCGTCGCCGGCATCGACTGGGTCGCCCGGAACGCGGTCAAGCCGGCCGTCGCCAACATGTCCCTCGGCGGCGGCGCCGACACCGCGATCGACACCGCCGTACGCAACGCCATCGCCACCGGGGTCACCTTCGCCGTCGCGGCGGGCAACGAGAACACCAACGCCTCGACCCGCTCGCCCGCCCGCGTCACCGAGGCGATCACGGTCGGCGCCACGACCTCCTCCGACGCCCGCGCCAGCTACTCCAACTACGGCACGGTCCTCGACCTGTTCGCCCCGGGCTCGTCCATCACCTCCGCCTGGAACAGCGGCGACACCGCCACCAACACCATCTCCGGCACGTCCATGGCGACCCCGCACGTGGCCGGCGCGGCGGCCCTCTACCTGGCCGACAACCCCACGGCCACGCCCGCCCAGGTGTCCTCCGCGCTGACGACCGCCGCCACCCCGAACGTCGTCACCAACCCGGGCACCGGATCGCCCAACCGGCTGCTGTACGTCGGCGGCGGCACCACCACCCCGCCCGGACCGCGGTTCGAGAACACCGCTGACCACGCGATCAACGACAACGCCACCGTCGAGTCCCCGATCACCGTCTCCGGCATCTCCGGCAACGCGCCCGCGACCCTCGCCGTCGAGGTGAACATCGTCCACACCTACATCGGCGACCTCCAGGTCCAGCTGATCGCGCCCGACGGCACGGCGTACACGCTGAAGGGCTACGGCACCGGCGGCAGCTCGGACAACATCGCCACCACCTACTCGGTCAACGCCTCCGCGGAGCCCGCCAACGGCACCTGGAAGCTGCGGGTGAGCGACAACGCCAACCTGGACACCGGGCGGATCGACGCCTGGGCCCTGCAGTTCTGA
- a CDS encoding LysR family transcriptional regulator has protein sequence MTTDVHSKGLRAFVTVAEELHFTRAADLLYVSQPALSKQIRSLERELGVELFRRDRHSVALTEAGEALLPHARRALQAWEEGAGAVARVRAARRTTLVVGMSTSPGRGGLLPAIRSRFSAAHPEATVRLRQVSWEDPTAGLANGDADVAFVWLPLPGAGRYAWTVVAEEPRLVALPETHPLAARPEVDFADLLDEPFLALPPSAGVLRDHWLALDARGGRPPRVGAEIAGTEETYEALVGGLGVCLVAEGNAPLLTLGGVVTRPVRGIGPTRYALAWRRADGGRALVRGYAEACRRVRDSGARHRGVRGAASGR, from the coding sequence ATGACAACGGACGTGCACAGCAAGGGACTTCGCGCCTTCGTCACCGTCGCCGAGGAACTGCACTTCACCCGCGCGGCCGACCTGCTGTACGTGTCGCAGCCGGCCCTCAGCAAGCAGATCCGCTCCCTGGAGCGCGAGCTGGGCGTGGAGCTGTTCCGGCGCGACCGGCACAGCGTGGCGCTCACCGAGGCGGGCGAGGCACTGCTGCCGCACGCCCGGCGGGCACTGCAGGCCTGGGAGGAGGGGGCCGGCGCGGTCGCGCGGGTCCGGGCCGCCCGGCGGACCACCCTCGTGGTCGGCATGAGCACCAGCCCCGGCCGGGGCGGGCTGCTCCCCGCGATCCGCTCCCGCTTCTCCGCCGCGCACCCCGAGGCCACCGTACGCCTGCGCCAGGTGAGCTGGGAGGACCCGACCGCGGGCCTCGCGAACGGCGACGCCGACGTCGCCTTCGTCTGGCTGCCGCTGCCCGGAGCCGGCCGCTACGCCTGGACCGTCGTCGCCGAGGAACCCCGCCTGGTCGCCCTGCCCGAGACGCATCCCCTCGCCGCCCGCCCCGAGGTGGACTTCGCCGACCTGCTCGACGAGCCCTTCCTCGCCCTGCCGCCGAGCGCCGGCGTCCTGCGCGACCACTGGCTCGCCCTGGACGCCCGGGGCGGCCGTCCCCCGCGCGTCGGCGCGGAGATCGCCGGCACCGAGGAGACGTACGAGGCACTCGTCGGCGGCCTCGGCGTGTGCCTGGTGGCGGAGGGCAACGCCCCGCTGCTCACCCTCGGCGGGGTCGTCACCCGCCCGGTCCGCGGCATCGGCCCGACCCGCTACGCCCTGGCCTGGCGGCGCGCGGACGGCGGGCGGGCGCTGGTGCGGGGGTACGCGGAGGCGTGCCGGCGGGTGCGGGACTCGGGAGCGCGTCACCGGGGAGTTCGCGGTGCCGCGTCCGGCCGGTGA
- a CDS encoding SpoIIE family protein phosphatase, whose translation MSEIPAKATESEDPSDGARLRAGGAAITGTAGTAGPAGGSSPAPPADALWQSSPPGSIYDYIKVASFSIGPDGLVDQWSLRAEQLFGIPAQRAVGMDPIEAFVDPDLRERGQRKMAEILDGREWTGVVPFRTPDPEGGRGTDGLAEVYVMPTRTEDGERAAVCIVVDVRVLRSIETDLAASQAIFGQSPFGFLLIDTDLRVRRANQRFASIFGGTPDDHRGRGVHDYLPRAEAERVSATLRRVLETGDSITDMHVTGFVPGSDERRHWSVNLYRVHSGTGRPIGIAWLGTDITARRAAAREAANARRNLALLNEAGARIGNSLDLETTARELLDVVVPGFCDLATVDLYQGLLVGDETPPGLPDGSAELRRVAFASAVSDAPFAGTGKPVKVGAVHHYPFNSPCADALRTARPRLVPPDEGGLVQSTLAVPMVAHDTVVGLAQFSRTKGSEPFGDRDRDLAVELAARAAVCIDNARLYRREHERALILQRSLLPPGDPVAAGLDIACRYLPGNASTGRPSEVGGDWFDVIELPGHRTALVVGDVMGRGLRAAVAMGELRTAVRTLAQLDLEPAEVLSQLDEIARGLGTPGGPAQAFGAGPGIQQATRAARRPREADLSEVYLATCVYAVYDSVTRRCTFANAGHLPPVLVEPGEPALMLDVPPGMPLGVGGEPFEEVEIELPEGALLALYTDGLVESRDHPLDEGLQAFVGALTDPNRPLEDVCDHVLNTLDTHHGEDDLALLMARVQGLPAESVGDWTLPREPRSVGRAREYARGQLLSWDLEPLVDTAELLVSELVTNALRYGEGEIRLRLLLDRTLVCEVWDSGLVQPRRRRARDTDEGGRGLQLVGLLSAAWGSRRTHRGKTVWFELALPDGENGVADPAEALLSLF comes from the coding sequence GTGAGCGAGATACCAGCGAAGGCCACGGAGTCCGAGGACCCGTCGGACGGCGCGAGGCTGCGGGCCGGGGGTGCCGCCATCACGGGCACCGCGGGAACCGCGGGCCCCGCGGGCGGATCCTCACCGGCGCCGCCCGCCGACGCGCTCTGGCAGAGCAGCCCGCCCGGCTCGATCTACGACTACATCAAGGTCGCCTCCTTCTCCATCGGCCCCGACGGGCTGGTGGACCAGTGGAGCCTGCGCGCGGAGCAGCTGTTCGGCATCCCCGCCCAGCGGGCCGTCGGCATGGACCCCATCGAGGCGTTCGTCGACCCCGACCTGCGCGAGCGCGGCCAGCGCAAGATGGCCGAGATCCTGGACGGGCGGGAGTGGACCGGCGTGGTCCCCTTCCGCACCCCGGACCCGGAGGGCGGGCGCGGCACGGACGGACTCGCCGAGGTCTATGTGATGCCGACCCGGACCGAGGACGGCGAGCGGGCCGCGGTCTGCATCGTCGTCGACGTCCGCGTGCTGCGCAGCATCGAGACGGATCTCGCCGCCTCGCAGGCGATTTTCGGTCAATCTCCTTTCGGGTTCCTGCTCATCGACACCGATCTGCGGGTGCGCCGCGCCAACCAGCGGTTCGCCTCCATCTTCGGCGGCACCCCCGACGACCACCGCGGCCGCGGCGTCCACGACTACCTGCCGCGCGCCGAGGCCGAGCGGGTCTCCGCGACCCTGCGCCGGGTCCTGGAGACCGGCGACTCCATCACCGACATGCACGTCACCGGGTTCGTGCCCGGCTCCGACGAGCGGCGGCACTGGTCGGTCAACCTCTACCGGGTGCACAGCGGCACCGGCCGCCCCATCGGCATCGCCTGGCTGGGAACCGACATCACCGCCCGCCGCGCCGCCGCCCGCGAGGCCGCCAACGCGCGGCGCAATCTCGCCCTCCTCAACGAGGCCGGCGCCCGCATCGGGAACTCCCTCGACCTGGAGACCACCGCCCGCGAACTCCTCGACGTCGTCGTCCCCGGCTTCTGCGACCTGGCCACCGTCGACCTCTACCAGGGCCTCCTCGTCGGCGACGAGACCCCGCCCGGCCTGCCCGACGGCAGCGCCGAACTGCGCCGCGTCGCCTTCGCCAGCGCCGTCTCCGACGCGCCCTTCGCCGGCACCGGCAAGCCCGTCAAGGTCGGCGCGGTCCACCACTACCCGTTCAACTCCCCGTGCGCGGACGCCCTGCGCACCGCCCGCCCCCGGCTCGTCCCCCCGGACGAGGGCGGACTCGTCCAGTCCACCCTCGCGGTGCCGATGGTCGCCCACGACACCGTCGTCGGACTCGCCCAGTTCTCCCGCACGAAGGGCAGCGAGCCGTTCGGCGACCGGGACCGCGACCTGGCCGTGGAACTGGCCGCCCGCGCCGCCGTCTGCATCGACAACGCCCGCCTCTACCGGCGCGAGCACGAACGCGCGCTGATACTGCAGCGGTCCCTGCTGCCGCCCGGCGACCCCGTCGCCGCCGGACTCGACATCGCCTGCCGCTATCTGCCCGGCAACGCCTCCACCGGACGCCCCAGCGAGGTCGGCGGCGACTGGTTCGACGTCATCGAACTGCCCGGCCACCGCACCGCGCTGGTCGTCGGCGACGTCATGGGACGCGGCCTGCGCGCCGCCGTCGCCATGGGCGAACTGCGCACGGCCGTACGGACGCTGGCCCAGCTCGACCTGGAACCGGCCGAGGTGCTCTCCCAGCTGGACGAGATCGCGCGCGGCCTCGGCACCCCCGGCGGGCCCGCCCAGGCCTTCGGCGCCGGGCCCGGCATCCAGCAGGCCACCCGCGCCGCGCGCCGCCCCCGCGAGGCCGACCTGTCGGAGGTGTATCTGGCCACCTGTGTGTACGCGGTCTACGACAGCGTCACCCGGCGCTGCACCTTCGCCAACGCGGGCCACCTGCCGCCCGTGCTGGTGGAGCCCGGCGAGCCCGCGCTGATGCTCGACGTGCCGCCGGGCATGCCGCTCGGCGTGGGCGGGGAGCCGTTCGAGGAGGTGGAGATCGAACTCCCCGAGGGCGCGCTGCTGGCCCTCTACACCGACGGCCTCGTGGAGTCCCGCGACCACCCGCTCGACGAGGGCCTCCAGGCGTTCGTCGGAGCCCTGACGGACCCGAACCGCCCCCTGGAGGACGTCTGCGACCACGTCCTCAACACCCTCGACACCCACCACGGCGAGGACGACCTCGCCCTGCTCATGGCCCGCGTCCAGGGCCTGCCCGCCGAGTCCGTCGGCGACTGGACGCTGCCGCGCGAGCCGCGCAGCGTGGGCCGGGCCCGCGAGTACGCCCGCGGCCAGCTGCTGTCCTGGGACCTGGAGCCCCTGGTGGACACCGCCGAACTCCTGGTCAGCGAGCTGGTCACCAACGCCCTGCGCTACGGCGAGGGCGAGATCAGACTGCGCCTCCTGCTGGACCGCACCCTGGTCTGCGAGGTCTGGGACTCCGGCCTCGTCCAGCCGCGCCGCCGCCGGGCCCGCGACACCGACGAGGGCGGGCGCGGCCTGCAACTCGTCGGCCTGCTCTCCGCCGCCTGGGGCTCCCGCCGCACCCACCGCGGCAAGACGGTCTGGTTCGAACTGGCCCTCCCGGACGGCGAGAACGGCGTGGCGGACCCGGCGGAGGCCCTGCTGAGCCTGTTCTAG
- a CDS encoding DUF4190 domain-containing protein: protein MSTPPPPGPEQPQGPQGQYPAPPPQDPHAQAPHPRDPYAQSPYPQGAYPPGAYPPAPYGAWNPYPHPPRPAHNGVAIAALVLGVLCFLPAVGLVLGLVALRQIKKRGERGRGMAIAGVALSTLGLVLWALAIPTGVASEVWEGFKEGAAEETLSVKKGQCFDSPGGSLEGETYDLDIVDCDGEHDGEAFATVTVPDGSYPGDDRLTGIAEDKCYALQGDYAMDVWAVPDHVDVYYLTPTRQSWRLGDREITCVFGNTDGKGTLTGSLRNDATTLDADQLAYLESVRDLDAVLDREPEAYAEDDLDANTAWAAEVRDAVAAQSEALRAHTWTGDAEQPVAALVEELRTARGHWAKAATAGGPDAFYEHYDAGYAFYDGARTIDVREALGLDTSPPEYDYDGGEDSGGDLDV, encoded by the coding sequence GTGTCCACACCCCCGCCCCCAGGGCCGGAGCAGCCCCAGGGCCCCCAGGGCCAGTACCCGGCTCCCCCTCCGCAGGACCCCCACGCCCAGGCCCCGCACCCGCGGGATCCCTATGCCCAGAGCCCGTACCCGCAGGGCGCGTATCCGCCCGGCGCCTACCCGCCCGCGCCGTACGGCGCCTGGAACCCCTACCCCCACCCGCCGCGGCCCGCGCACAACGGGGTCGCCATCGCCGCCCTCGTGCTGGGCGTGCTGTGCTTCCTGCCGGCCGTCGGGCTGGTGCTGGGGCTGGTGGCGCTGCGGCAGATCAAGAAGCGGGGCGAGCGCGGCAGGGGCATGGCGATCGCCGGCGTGGCGCTGTCGACCCTCGGACTGGTCCTGTGGGCGCTGGCGATCCCCACCGGGGTCGCCTCCGAGGTCTGGGAGGGCTTCAAGGAGGGCGCGGCCGAGGAGACCCTGTCGGTGAAGAAGGGCCAGTGCTTCGACTCGCCCGGCGGCTCGCTGGAGGGCGAGACGTACGACCTCGACATCGTGGACTGCGACGGCGAGCACGACGGCGAGGCCTTCGCCACGGTCACCGTGCCGGACGGCTCCTACCCCGGCGACGACCGCCTCACGGGCATCGCCGAGGACAAGTGCTACGCGCTCCAGGGCGACTACGCCATGGACGTCTGGGCCGTGCCCGACCACGTCGACGTGTACTATCTCACCCCGACCCGGCAGAGCTGGCGGCTCGGCGACCGCGAGATCACCTGCGTCTTCGGCAACACCGACGGCAAGGGCACCCTGACCGGCTCGCTGCGCAACGACGCGACCACCCTCGACGCGGACCAGCTGGCCTACCTGGAGTCGGTGCGCGACCTCGACGCGGTCCTGGACCGCGAGCCCGAGGCCTACGCCGAGGACGACCTGGACGCCAACACCGCGTGGGCCGCCGAGGTCCGCGACGCGGTCGCCGCCCAGTCCGAGGCGCTGCGCGCGCACACCTGGACCGGCGACGCCGAACAGCCCGTCGCCGCCCTGGTCGAGGAGCTGCGGACGGCCCGCGGGCACTGGGCGAAGGCCGCGACGGCGGGCGGCCCGGACGCCTTCTACGAGCACTACGACGCCGGGTACGCGTTCTACGACGGCGCGCGGACCATCGACGTGCGCGAGGCGCTGGGCCTGGACACCAGCCCGCCGGAGTACGACTACGACGGCGGCGAGGACAGCGGCGGCGACCTCGATGTGTGA
- a CDS encoding serpin family protein: protein MGVTRATIRAVNGLTARWARTVEDGTVLSAPAVWPLLALLADGAGGAARGELADAVGLPADRAGAAARELLPWLAGLRGLDAAVGLWTKRTLELREAWRAGLPAGAHGVLTGDAGADRAALDAWAAGRTGGLITGMPVQVTDRTELVLAGALAMRTRWLRPFREQPLCPEGGPWAGRTLLGLWRRGEVLDRIGVADTAHGFVTELKVLGGNALDVHLLLGEEHMTPGQVLAGGVDVLAGRCSVVPGPRLPYGEAGPGLRVVRERSARPRPPVLDVTTAAYGLTGGHDLLERHALFGLTTAREDRAGHFPGVSAFPLAVGSARQTAMARFAALGFEAAAVTAIGLPGAGFPRLRWLVTTVEAAYDRPFGFLAVHRHTRLVLAAGWVTDPEPFREDEDIHWSEG, encoded by the coding sequence ATGGGGGTCACGAGGGCGACGATCCGGGCGGTCAACGGGTTGACGGCGCGCTGGGCCCGCACGGTCGAGGACGGCACCGTGCTCTCCGCGCCCGCGGTGTGGCCGCTGCTCGCCCTCCTCGCGGACGGCGCCGGGGGCGCGGCCCGCGGCGAACTCGCCGACGCGGTGGGGCTGCCCGCGGACCGGGCGGGAGCGGCGGCACGGGAGTTGCTGCCCTGGCTCGCGGGCCTGCGCGGCCTGGACGCGGCCGTGGGGCTGTGGACCAAGCGCACCCTGGAGCTGCGGGAGGCGTGGCGCGCCGGGCTGCCCGCCGGGGCGCACGGGGTGCTGACCGGGGACGCCGGCGCCGACCGGGCCGCCCTCGACGCCTGGGCGGCCGGGCGGACCGGCGGGCTGATCACGGGCATGCCGGTGCAGGTGACGGACCGGACCGAACTGGTGCTGGCCGGTGCGCTGGCGATGCGCACGCGGTGGCTGCGGCCGTTCCGCGAACAGCCCCTGTGCCCGGAGGGCGGACCGTGGGCCGGGCGGACACTGCTCGGGCTGTGGCGCCGCGGCGAGGTGCTGGACCGGATCGGCGTCGCGGACACCGCGCACGGCTTCGTCACCGAGCTGAAGGTGCTGGGCGGCAACGCGCTGGACGTGCATCTGCTGCTCGGCGAGGAGCACATGACACCGGGTCAGGTGCTGGCCGGGGGCGTGGACGTCCTCGCCGGCCGGTGTTCCGTCGTGCCCGGACCGCGACTGCCGTACGGCGAGGCGGGTCCGGGCCTGCGGGTCGTGCGCGAGCGGTCCGCCCGGCCGCGGCCGCCGGTGCTGGACGTGACGACGGCGGCGTACGGCCTCACCGGCGGCCACGATCTGCTGGAGCGGCACGCGCTGTTCGGCCTCACCACGGCGCGGGAGGACCGGGCCGGGCACTTCCCCGGCGTCAGCGCCTTCCCGCTCGCCGTCGGCTCCGCCCGGCAGACCGCGATGGCGAGGTTCGCGGCCCTGGGCTTCGAGGCGGCGGCGGTGACGGCGATCGGTCTGCCCGGCGCGGGATTCCCCCGGCTGCGCTGGCTCGTCACCACCGTGGAGGCCGCCTACGACCGCCCGTTCGGCTTCCTCGCCGTGCACCGCCACACGCGGCTCGTCCTCGCGGCGGGCTGGGTCACGGACCCGGAGCCCTTCCGCGAGGACGAGGACATTCACTGGAGCGAGGGCTGA
- a CDS encoding SPOR domain-containing protein, whose amino-acid sequence MNDGTVTLPWLVIRQDDNGNRYSVGRYATRAEAQKIADSLDRRGHQQLYWVQRVDQNGRGGDGAFD is encoded by the coding sequence ATGAACGACGGTACGGTCACTCTTCCCTGGCTCGTCATACGCCAGGACGACAACGGCAATCGCTACAGCGTCGGCCGGTACGCGACCCGCGCCGAGGCCCAGAAGATCGCGGACAGCCTCGACCGCCGCGGACACCAGCAGCTCTACTGGGTCCAGCGGGTCGACCAGAACGGCCGGGGTGGGGACGGCGCGTTCGACTGA
- a CDS encoding (deoxy)nucleoside triphosphate pyrophosphohydrolase — translation MTRRTVVVAAALLDDGRLLAARRSAPPQLAGRWELPGGKVEPGERPDAALVRELREELGVETEAVARVPGEWPLREPYVLHVWTARLRPGSAAPEPLQDHDALRWLAPAEIWDVDWLEQDVPAVREVAARLGGDGAATVRR, via the coding sequence ATGACCCGACGGACCGTGGTGGTCGCGGCCGCCCTGCTCGACGACGGCCGCCTCCTCGCCGCGCGCCGCAGCGCGCCCCCTCAGCTGGCCGGCCGCTGGGAGCTGCCCGGCGGCAAGGTGGAACCCGGCGAGCGCCCGGACGCCGCCCTCGTCCGCGAACTGCGCGAGGAACTGGGCGTCGAGACGGAGGCCGTCGCGCGCGTGCCGGGGGAGTGGCCGCTGCGCGAGCCGTACGTCCTGCACGTGTGGACCGCGCGCCTGCGCCCCGGATCCGCCGCCCCCGAACCCCTCCAGGACCATGACGCGCTGCGCTGGCTGGCCCCGGCGGAGATCTGGGACGTGGACTGGCTGGAGCAGGACGTCCCCGCGGTGCGCGAGGTCGCCGCCCGCCTCGGCGGCGACGGCGCGGCGACCGTACGCCGATGA
- a CDS encoding GntR family transcriptional regulator, with protein MTFGEQPAYLRVAGDLRKKIVDGLLPPHTRLPSQARIREEYGVSDTVALEARKVLMAEGLVEGRSGSGTYVRERPVPRRIARSGFRPADTATPFRQEQADASVRGTWESSSEQTEASGVIAERLAIKPGDRVMRTRYVYREAGEPMMLSTSWEPLAVTGRTPVMLPEEGPLGGMGVVERMAAIDVVVDNVTEEVGARPGLAEELLTLGGVPGHVVLVVQRTFYASGRPVETADVVIPADRYRVAYHLPVR; from the coding sequence GTGACATTCGGTGAGCAGCCGGCGTACCTGCGTGTCGCGGGTGATCTCCGCAAGAAGATCGTCGACGGACTGCTGCCGCCGCACACCCGCCTCCCGTCCCAGGCCCGCATCCGCGAGGAGTACGGCGTCTCGGACACGGTGGCGCTGGAGGCGCGCAAGGTGCTGATGGCCGAGGGCCTGGTCGAGGGCCGCTCCGGGTCCGGCACGTACGTGCGCGAGCGGCCGGTGCCCCGCCGGATCGCCCGCTCCGGGTTCCGGCCCGCCGACACCGCCACCCCGTTCCGCCAGGAACAGGCCGACGCCTCGGTGCGCGGCACCTGGGAGTCCAGCAGCGAGCAGACCGAGGCGAGCGGCGTGATCGCGGAACGGCTGGCGATCAAGCCCGGCGACCGCGTGATGCGCACCCGGTACGTCTACCGGGAGGCCGGCGAGCCCATGATGCTCTCCACCTCCTGGGAGCCCCTCGCCGTCACCGGTCGCACCCCCGTGATGCTGCCCGAGGAGGGCCCGCTGGGCGGCATGGGGGTCGTCGAGCGCATGGCCGCGATCGACGTCGTCGTCGACAACGTCACCGAGGAGGTCGGCGCCCGCCCCGGCCTCGCTGAGGAACTCCTCACCCTCGGCGGCGTCCCCGGCCATGTCGTCCTCGTCGTCCAGCGCACCTTCTACGCCTCCGGCCGCCCCGTGGAGACCGCCGACGTGGTCATCCCGGCGGACCGCTACCGGGTGGCGTACCACCTGCCGGTCAGGTAG